The following DNA comes from Lentibacillus sp. Marseille-P4043.
AGCAATCTCGACTAGTTAGTAGTATTGAAGGCTTTCACGATTCATTGTAAATGCTTAAATACTCCTTCTCTTTATATAGCGATGATCAAGACACTTTCTGTATAATTGCTTCCACTCTCTCATTGATCGATTGGAAATTAGGTACTGGCGTCTTTTCATCTGACAGTTGGTATTTTGCTTTTAAATCCGTGATGCGTTCCACACTCTTATCAATCCTGTCTTCGCTTATTTCTCCACTCTCAACAGCCGCTTTCAATTCATCAAATACAGTAGCAATCAAATCGGGATCATGTGCAACGAGCAATAGATCTCCGCCCGCTTTTACTGTCTGGATCGCCGCATCGGCAACATTATAATGATCCGTGATCGCCCCCATCGTCAAGTCATCGGTAATGACGACACCATCAAAATCATATTTCTCTCGCAAAATACCTGTGATCACCCCTTTGGACATAGATGCAGGATAATTTTTATCTATTTTTGGCAACAGAATATGTGCAATCATACTGACATCGGCACCATTTGAAATGGCCTTCTTGAATGGTATAAGCTCCAGTTTGGACAGCTTCGCATAACTTTTATCGACCTTTGGAAGCTCCAAGTGGGAATCTACCCCGGTATCCCCGTGCCCAGGAAAATGTTTCATGACAGAAATAATTCCTTCATTTTGGATCCCTTTCATCGTCTGAATACCCAGCCCAGTGACAATATCCGGGTTGTCACCAAACGAACGATCGCCGATAACAGGATTATCTGCATTGCTGTTAATATCAAGGACAGGTGCGAAGTCCAAATTGAAACCGAGTGCTTGCATCTGCTCACCGAGAATGCTACCAACATTGAAAGCCACCTCAGGATCGTTCAGTTCCCCTATCGAACGGCTCGTGGGCAAGCTTTTCACCCCATCAGGCATTCGTGTCACACTGCCGCCTTCTTCATCAACCCCCAGCAATAACGGGGTAGGGTTGTTGTCAGCATTCACAGCTTTCATATCATTTAAAAAGTTCACCGTTTGGGTTATACTTTCGATGTTATTACCAAATAAAATAATACCTCCAACATGATACCTTTCGATGACTTTTCTAGTTTCGGCAGTCATTTCCGTACCATTAACCCCGCTGAAAATCATTTGCCCGATTTTTTCATCAAGGCTCATCCCGTCGACTTCTTTATCACCAGAATCATTGCTTTCCTCTTCATTTTCAACACCTTTGCTTATTTCCTTCGATAGCGATATATGATCGACCTTAGGGTTATCTGAATCACTGGCAGGTTTCGGAAAAACCCATTTCAAGTCATAGCCGCCAGAAAGTTCATAGACAAGGATGATTTGATCATAATCTTCGTCTTGGTAGTAACGCGTATCATCGGGTTTTTCATATGATTTAAGCGTATCTAAATCGACCGACGTAAATATTTCCTGCGATGAACGCATATCGGACACAATATCATCTGTAATACCGACATCGATGTCACGTGATGGATAGTTCAAAAAAAGACCAACATCTGTTTCACTCTTCTCATCCGGTTCCCCCCAAGCTTCCTGCACATCATCGGCAGTCGTATCACCAACAACGATATGACTGTCCATGACTTTTCCTTGCTTGGCTGAATCGAATATGTTGTCTAGAGATGGTTCTAACTCCACGTCATCTTTATTTTCATTATCTGGTAATGGTTTCTTTGATTGCTGGTCTGCCTGTTTATCATTTGTATCGTCGCCCAACAAACTGATGAAAAAGAAAGATGCTCCAAGAGCGACGATAGCAATGATGGTTATAATTGTGATACGCTTACGTTTGATCATGGTTGTCCCTCCTCGAATAATCATTCTAAAAACTGTTACCTCACTAAAATCAACACCCTGTTAAACAATCTGGCCCGATCCAGGAATGATTCTTATTCAAGATGTGCGCTCCTTTGTTGAACGATATCACATTAGTGTGATCTTTCATAAAAAGTAACAAATAAATCAAAGTTGCTTCTAAAATGGTTACGAAGATTACCAAATAAATTGCTTAATTCATTTCTTGAAAAATACTTTTCTTCTTTTAACCGCGTAATGCTTTCTTCCAATCTTAGAAAATTCTTTATACTGTTAATTAAGTAACCTTTTTCCTGACTCGTATAATCTTCATTTGCTACAAGATCCAACAAGCTATCTGTAGTCTGTTTCACATCAACAAGCATTTTATCCAATTTATTTTTATCCATCGATACTGGGTCTGTACCGATTAACCAATCCTGCTCAAAAATAGGAAGAATGTATCGAGTTCGATCTATGGTTAAATCGATGCCATTATTTGTATTTTCAAATTCGTTATCCAACTCTTTTTCATAGGATTCTTTAAATTCATTCAGGATGTCTTTATAAGTTTGATCATCATTATATAAAACTTTACCTGGCTTGTAGGTATAACTTTTATGGGCACTGAAGTGGGAAAAAGGATAAAACCACGTCATTATAGAAACAAAAAGTAAAATGAGTACAATAAATTCTCCTACTCCCCAAGCAGCTTTTTTCTTATTCAATTAAAATTCTCCTTCCACTTCATTAACTCTGATAAACTTAATGGCTATTATTTCAAATACCTGTGTATATGGTAATCGAAATTTGAACCAGATAACAACCTAAAATTGAACCACCTAATAACCCAAGCTTTTTGAGTATTATAACAACAAAAGCGAAAAGTTTATTGAAAGTAAAATAAAGTAAAACAGTGTGATTCTAAGAATATACCATATTATATTGGTAAGATATTATCATTATACAAATTTAATATAGAATGTGATTGATTTTGGACTTTGAGATTGTCGTTATAATATGAAAAACTTTACTATGTAATCAAAATATTCAATTTGGGGAAATTGTACAAGAAATCATCAAGGGGGATACTAAATGTTAAAAAAACTTTTAGGAATTACAACAGCTTTAATTTTATTAATAGGCTTAACAGCATGTGGAGGAAATACGGACACAGATGATGCTAGTGCGTCTATTGGTGAAAAGCTTGATTATACGATTGTAGGAATTGATCCAGGAGCTGGGCTTATGGAGATGACAATCAATACAGTACTACCAGAATATGGTCTCGATGACAAATGGGAAGTTCAAGAAAGCTCTGGTGCCGCAATGACAGCGGAATTAGGAAGTGCAATTGAAAATGAAGAGCCAATCATCGTAACTGGTTGGATTCCACACTGGAAGTTTTTTAAGTATGATTTAAAGATGCTGGACGATCCAAAAGGTGCTTTTGGCGGGAAAGAGGATATAAACACACTCGTACGGAAAGGTTTAAAGGAGGATTTGCCTGGCGCATATACGTTCTTTGACCAATTCAATTGGGATCCGGATCACCTGCAAGAGGTAATGCTGAAAATTGAAAATGGTATGGAAGAACAAGAAGCAGCAAAAGAATGGGTTGAAAATAACGAGGAATTGGTTAATTCTTGGATTGAAGGAGCAGAGCCTGGCAATGGAGCAAAAGTGAAGGTGCCGTATGTTGCCTGGGCTGATGTAATTGCCAGTTCAAATGTTGTAAAATACGTATTGGATAATAAATTAGATTATAACGTGGAATTAATTCAAGTAGAACCAGGTCCAATGTTTGCCAGTGTTGCTGATGGAAGTGCAGATGCTATGGTAGGTGCGTGGTTGCCATCCACACATACCGCTTACTATGAAAAGTATAAAGGAGATTTTGAAGATTTAGGAGTTAACCTGACTGGTACACGGAATGGTCTTGTTGTTCCTGCTTACATGGATATTGATTCCATTGAAGACTTAATGGAGTAGAGAAATAAATAATAAGTGCCTGGTGAAGTCTCTGTGTGCCGGTATTTGGCATGAAGAACAAATTACAGTGAACCACCAGCTGCTTGTTGTCAATGCAAAAAAGATGGGTAATCGGGAAATAGCGCGGAAAACGTTATTTCGATTACCCTTTTTTGTTTCGTAAAGGAGGGTCTGACCCCGTTGCTCTCGCATTTTGTATATAAATCAACAAATGTTTTCAATAAAGCGAGTAATCGCAGTCTCAATCTTAACAGTCTTTAGGTTTAACAGAGTTGTCAAGGCACTTATTAGAGACGTTCAAAGTTTCCTCAGCTAACTGTTTGATCTTATTTTATCTGTGCGAAAGTTGAGTTACTTGCTTTAGTCCCTTTCATTTAAAACGTCCGTGATAATTTCAATGTGAAGTGCGGACCATGCCTTTTCTTTAAAATGTAAGATGGCACTGCCAGTTAGGATTATAAGATATAGCGAAACAAAACCTATCCAAATTAGATTGTTGTTTCGAAACAAAAAGTCCTGAATACTATTTGAAAACAAAAACAATAGCCAGGGAATTGCGGTGACAAATATAGGAATTATACCGGTCCCGCTTTGTTCCTTAATCATTCGATAATAGACTAATTTGAGAACTTCGCTATCAAGGGATTTATAGAAGGATTTAATTTCAGCAGTTTCTTTAAGTATTTTGTTAGTATGGATATCTTTTTGTCGCTTTAATGTTAGATATGTTTTATGTGCATCCCCACGAAAAGAAAACATGATGTCCCCCTTTCACTGAAAAACCTAATAAAGTCTTCTTTACTCACTATGCGTTAGTTTATCTAGGGAATACAAACATATACCAAAAATATGTTTAGGTTAACAATAGATATACACCCAATCAAAAGCTTTTTTTGACTAATAATCCCCCCACCCTACTGATATGGTGCGAACGGAAAATAGGTGAAAGCCACAACAAATAAAGCAGTCGAGCCGAACCAGAGGTAAACAAGGCTGAGCAGAATATCAAATAGAATGAGCCCCCACCTTTCCCATATTTTTCTTCCTAAGGCGGTCTTAATGAGGCGATAATTAATCATTCCAAGTAGATAAAGGCCTAAAATAATAAAATAAGGAGCAACCCATGTTCCAACTATCTCACTGACTGCCACACTACGAGTTTCAAAAAAACCAGACTGGAACTTAATAATCTGGCTAACCATTATAAAAACAACAGCAAGTAGCGCTCTGATTCCGCCAATCCATTTCTTTTCTTGTTTCGTCGTTCCAATCAACATACACCAACCGACCAATGCAAATAAAACAAACAGAATATAGTCCATTTAAGAAGCTGTTTAAAAAGTCACCAAATGATAAGCGGCGAATCTCTTCGTTGGCTATAAAGGAACTTCTATTGAGCCCGCCCCACGTCAATAGCCAACATAGAAGTCAGCACCTCGTGTGCAAACCCGGTCCTCAAGACTACGCCACCTCGACCTTCCTGCTTCTAATTTGGCAACTTTTTGAACACGCACTTTAAAATTATTCTTCCAATATTCAAATTTAGCGAGAGTAAACCAACTTATTTTTGCATACCACGCTGGATGTCAATAACTTTATTCTTGAGCAAGCCGGTAGAATCAGAAACTAATTCAATTTCCAGTCCTTTTTCTAAAAGTCGATGGGCAATGGTTTCCTTTGTCTTTTGCTCAGCTTCTTTTGCCTTTTGCTCAGCCTTTTGCTCAGCCTTTTGCTCAGCTTCCTTTGCCTTTTGCTCAGCCTTTTGTTCGGCGTGTTGTACTCGCAATTCAGCTTCTCGTTGGGCTGCTTCCTCATCCATAATTTGTTTCAATCGGGATTCATAAACAAGCCTTTGTTCCTGTTCCATGCTCAGCCCTTCCCAGTTATGAAAGGCTTCCCTTAGTGACTCATCTTTCAAGGCCATCTCCTCCAATTCCTTATAAATATCATCATAGATTTTACCGTTTCTAGAATCGACCATGCCAAGCAGCAAAAGCCATCTTACCAACGCATCATTCCATGGATCAAGTTTATCATCTTTCCAATCCTTTATTAACTTGCTCATCTCAATAAAATGAAATTCCATCACATTCGTCAGTTTGAACTGGTCTTCATCTTCATATAAATGATAGGAAGTATGGAAACGTTCTGTTTGACTAAAAAGATCAAAGTTAAGAATATTGATTGAAATTACCGGTCGCAATTCTGTATAACCCATTCCCTTTTTCTGTGAGCTTAAATATGCCTTGGACCAGTAATAGATGGAACGTTTAATCATATCATATTTATTTGTAAATTGGATTTCTACATTGATCTTTTCATCGGCAGTTGTAACAACTAGCAGATCCAGTCTTGACTGTTTATCATCAACATATTCCCCGCTGAATTCCGTATTCATAAATGAGATATCCTTGATTTGATTCCTACCTGTTTTCTGCAAAATTGCATTCAAAAATACAACAGTAATATCCTTATTCTTTTCATTTCCAAATAGTTGTTTGAAGGCGTAATCAACTTTTAAATCCATTAGTTGTTCTAG
Coding sequences within:
- the nagZ gene encoding beta-N-acetylhexosaminidase is translated as MIKRKRITIITIIAIVALGASFFFISLLGDDTNDKQADQQSKKPLPDNENKDDVELEPSLDNIFDSAKQGKVMDSHIVVGDTTADDVQEAWGEPDEKSETDVGLFLNYPSRDIDVGITDDIVSDMRSSQEIFTSVDLDTLKSYEKPDDTRYYQDEDYDQIILVYELSGGYDLKWVFPKPASDSDNPKVDHISLSKEISKGVENEEESNDSGDKEVDGMSLDEKIGQMIFSGVNGTEMTAETRKVIERYHVGGIILFGNNIESITQTVNFLNDMKAVNADNNPTPLLLGVDEEGGSVTRMPDGVKSLPTSRSIGELNDPEVAFNVGSILGEQMQALGFNLDFAPVLDINSNADNPVIGDRSFGDNPDIVTGLGIQTMKGIQNEGIISVMKHFPGHGDTGVDSHLELPKVDKSYAKLSKLELIPFKKAISNGADVSMIAHILLPKIDKNYPASMSKGVITGILREKYDFDGVVITDDLTMGAITDHYNVADAAIQTVKAGGDLLLVAHDPDLIATVFDELKAAVESGEISEDRIDKSVERITDLKAKYQLSDEKTPVPNFQSINERVEAIIQKVS
- a CDS encoding glycine betaine ABC transporter substrate-binding protein is translated as MLKKLLGITTALILLIGLTACGGNTDTDDASASIGEKLDYTIVGIDPGAGLMEMTINTVLPEYGLDDKWEVQESSGAAMTAELGSAIENEEPIIVTGWIPHWKFFKYDLKMLDDPKGAFGGKEDINTLVRKGLKEDLPGAYTFFDQFNWDPDHLQEVMLKIENGMEEQEAAKEWVENNEELVNSWIEGAEPGNGAKVKVPYVAWADVIASSNVVKYVLDNKLDYNVELIQVEPGPMFASVADGSADAMVGAWLPSTHTAYYEKYKGDFEDLGVNLTGTRNGLVVPAYMDIDSIEDLME
- a CDS encoding Rpn family recombination-promoting nuclease/putative transposase; the protein is MEDRNEYTKRKQEINRSKLLKRIPLEQLMDLKVDYAFKQLFGNEKNKDITVVFLNAILQKTGRNQIKDISFMNTEFSGEYVDDKQSRLDLLVVTTADEKINVEIQFTNKYDMIKRSIYYWSKAYLSSQKKGMGYTELRPVISINILNFDLFSQTERFHTSYHLYEDEDQFKLTNVMEFHFIEMSKLIKDWKDDKLDPWNDALVRWLLLLGMVDSRNGKIYDDIYKELEEMALKDESLREAFHNWEGLSMEQEQRLVYESRLKQIMDEEAAQREAELRVQHAEQKAEQKAKEAEQKAEQKAEQKAKEAEQKTKETIAHRLLEKGLEIELVSDSTGLLKNKVIDIQRGMQK